One genomic region from Corvus hawaiiensis isolate bCorHaw1 chromosome 21, bCorHaw1.pri.cur, whole genome shotgun sequence encodes:
- the LAMC3 gene encoding laminin subunit gamma-3 isoform X3, with amino-acid sequence MQIPNPQSKGDALEMEHWMVPSPRPGDWDGLRGSRTPQLWLTYEYSDIPSSFHKMDLGARGGAGYRDPSRPIPPHPVPPAAALPSRGGSESSQESSGMARPPGLCLLALLGLGLGAGGSSPCWDPRGQPRRCMPVFENAAFGRAARATNTCGSPPEDYCLHMGTHHASALCHRCDASDPRRHHNASFLTDFHSQEESTWWQSQSMAFGIQYPNSVNITLHLGKAYEITYVRLKFHTSRPESFAIYKRSHTEGPWVPFQFYSASCQKTYGKRPRQYLRPGEDEQVAFCSDEFSDISPLSGGNVAFSTLEGRPSAYNFDGSPALQEWVTVTDLLISLNRLNTFGDDIFKDPKVLQSYYYAISDFSVGGRCKCNGHASECAPDEAGQLLCVCQHHTAGTDCERCQPFYQDRPWARGTAEAANECLPCNCSGRSEECFYDPELFRRSGHGGHCRNCRDNTAGPHCESCRQNYYRWEPQGACQPCHCHPAGSLQPQCDNSGTCLCKANVTGWKCERCKDGYHSLSEGGCRPCTCDPAGSVGTCDPNTGHCTCKERVEGHLCNRCQPGWFNLQPHNPVGCTSCFCYGHSRACRAADGYQETHIRSDFSQGLEGWAATTPGTTDLPLRWAGGEIITEWDGEEPVDFLAPEKFLQNQRLSYGQLLSLLLGVEENGTRTETRVPLLQVQLVLEGEGMEITMSSSKSQPQHGKQAVSFRLHEAEEGAEPFLSAFSFQRLLSNLTALRLRMSRGPGRGRLFLSEVQLTSAHPGPGTRAGWVEECTCPMGYTGQFCQSCAPGFKREIPFGGSFVSCVPCTCNQHGDCHPLTGHCQCLHNTEGPSCERCSPGFYGNPFRGRFDDCKPCPCPGRSPCTEVPGTGEVVCTHCPPGQRGKRCELCDDGFFGDPLGQKGPVHPCEPCQCHGNVDLNAVGNCDPVSGRCLRCLYNTMGDHCERCRPGFYGDALAPSPAGKCAPCDCNPNGSDPRLEGCDPGTGQCHCLPHVTGRSCGQCQPGYYGLEPAVGCKSCECHPTGARESGCHVLTGQCSCQPGVTGKKCDRCQHGFFGFSARGCRACNCSPLGSVTPQCHENSTCLCHPGFVGYKCDRCEVNFFLDPLSSRCQQCPACYGLVKDEADQLKAKLQEMEEWLQKPGCDTHPGQSAMLGDAPRGDGLPSLHLLRGAWATLLVQVRQLAGALDIAQGRLTNASRATSCSDHGAPKTCTLLSEIGAMLQSAQQEILHAADTLATTEIPQEIPQQPTNWSRWALEARALSQSHKDSMAQVEAVVRRALRASNASSELLQNLLEGNAPRDAQRKLEAGYEEIQQAQEELGAGMAEARRALTAVEQAHADLANRLLQVAALRQVLPMQAGDLAQDLAVLEQAAAAQEPLAQQAVEASRTLAAGLHLELQRTRDFERLRDQAGSAHGMATMAVSRGKAVLSDAESLLAGLEGMRKVLGHRKGQAALRRRMATVRDRVMVDAQRKIKQAKKTLGNSLSISTTAQRTAGEAKHISEESAKRAQAVLQESKQALKHASQLATHASETQWELSQQEYVAEKLRGDLEEAHQVESEVSEMAKSLQEARGSLISDIETLNDLLNSLGNLEPDAEVDAVLSAGRLQLEQLWLRLATPGPLAGQLSRLQQEAERQQEKIQAFESDLAEIRADKQNLEDILRSLPESCSK; translated from the exons ATGCAAATCCCCAATCCACAAAGTAAAGGAGATGCTTTGGAGATGGAGCACTGGATGGTCCCATCCCCACGGCCTGGCGACTGGGATGGCCTGCGGGGATCCCGAACTCCACAGCTCTGGCTCACGTACGAATATTCCGACATTCCCAGCAGCTTCCACAAGATGGACCTCGGAGCGAGAGGAGGTGCCGGGTACAGGGAcccgtcccgtcccatcccaccccatcccgtCCCGCCTGCTGCCGCCCTGCCGTCCAGAGGAGGCTCAGAGTCCAGCCAGGAGAGCTCCGGCATGGCACGGCCTCCCGGGCTCtgcctgctggccctgctggggctggggctgggggcggggggcTCGTCCCCCTGCTGGGACCCCCGGGGGCAGCCCCGGCGCTGCATGCCCGTCTTCGAGAACGCCGCCTTCGGCCGGGCCGCCCGGGCCACCAACACGTGCGGGTCGCCCCCGGAGGACTATTGCCTGCACATGGGCACCCACCACGCCAGCGCCCTGTGCCACCGCTGCGACGCCAGCGACCCCCGGCGCCACCACAACGCCTCCTTCCTCACCGACttccacagccaggaggagagCACCTGGTGGCAGAGCCAGTCCATGGCCTTTGGCATCCAGTACCCCAACTCTGTCAACATCACCCTGCACCTGG GCAAAGCCTACGAGATCACCTACGTGCGGCTGAAGTTCCACACCAGCCGCCCCGAGAGCTTCGCCATCTACAAGCGCAGCCACACTGAGGGGCCCTGGGTGCCCTTCCAGTTCTACAGCGCATCCTGCCAGAAGACCTACGGGAAGCGGCCGCGGCAGTACCTGCGGCCGGGCGAGGACGAGCAGGTGGCCTTCTGCAGCGACGAGTTCAGTGACATCTCCCCGCTGAGCGGGGGCAATGTGGCCTTCTCCACCCTGGAGGGACGGCCCAGCGCCTACAATTTTGATGGAAGCCCCGCGCTGCAG GAGTGGGTGACAGTCACTGACCTGCTCATCTCCTTGAACCGGCTCAACACATTTGGGGACGACATCTTCAAGGACCCCAAGGTGCTGCAGTCGTACTACTATGCCATATCCGACTTCTCTGTTGGTGGCAG GTGCAAATGCAATGGCCACGCCAGCGAGTGCGCGCCGGACGAGGCcgggcagctgctctgtgtgtgccagcACCACACGGCCGGCACCGACTGCGAGCGCTGCCAGCCCTTCTACCAGGACCGGCCCTGGGCGCGGGGCACGGCCGAGGCTGCCAACGAGTGCCTCC CCTGCAACTGCAGCGGCCGCTCCGAGGAGTGCTTCTATGACCCGGAGCTGTTCCGGCGCAGCGGGCACGGGGGACACTGCCGCAACTGCCGCGACAACACGGCCGGGCCTCACTGCGAGAGCTGCAGGCAAAACTACTACCGCTGGGAGCCGCAGGGagcctgccagccctgccactgccaccccGCAG gctccctgcagccccagtgcGACAACTCGGGAACCTGCCTCTGCAAAGCCAACGTGACGGGCTGGAAGTGTGAGCGCTGCAAGGACGGCTACCATAGCCTGAGCGAAGGTGGCTGCAG ACCCTGCACCTGTGACCCCGCAGGCAGCGTGGGCACCTGCGATCCCAACACGGGGCACTGCACCTGCAAGGAGAGGGTGGAGGGGCACTTGTGCAACAG gtgccagCCGGGCTGGTTTAACCTGCAGCCCCACAACCCCGTCGGCTGCACCAGCTGCTTCTGCTATGGCCACTCCAGAGCCTGCAGGGCGGCAGATGGCTACCAGGAGACTCACATCCGCTCCGACTTCAGCCAAG GGCTGGAGGGCTGGGCTGCCACAACTCCAGGCACCACAGACCTGCCTCTGCGCTGGGCTGGCGGGGAGATCATCACTGagtgggatggagaggagcCAGTGGATTTTCTTGCACCAG AGAAGTTTCTGCAGAACCAGCGCCTCAGTTATgggcagctcctgtccctgctgctgggagtggAGGAGAATGGGACACGAACAGAAACCAGGGTGCCCCTGCTCCAGGtccagctggtgctggagggTGAGGGGATGGAGATCACCATGTCCAGCAGCAAGAGCCAGCCCCAGCATGGAAAGCAGGCTGTCTCCTTCAG GCTGCACGAGGCAGAGGAGGGTGCGGAGCCTTTTCTGTCAGCCTTCAGCTTCCAGCGCCTGCTCTCCAACCTGACTGCCCTCCGCCTCCGCATGAGCCGCGGCCCTGGGAGAG GCAGGTTGTTCCTGAGCGAGGTCCAGCTCACGTCTGCTCACCCCGGGCCGGGCACACGGGCAGGCTGGGTGGAGGAATGCACGTGTCCCATGGGATACACCGGGCAGTTCTGCCAGTCCTGTGCACCTGGATTCAAGAGGGAGATCCCGTTTGGCGGGTCCTTCGTCAGCTGCGTGCCCTGCACCTGCAACCAGCATGGGGACTGTCACCCCCTCACAG GCCACTGCCAGTGCTTGCACAACACAGAGGGTCCCTCCTGCgagcgctgcagccccgggtTTTATGGCAACCCCTTCCGAGGGCGCTTTGATGACTGCaagccctgcccctgccccggccGCTCGCCCTGCACCGAGGTGCCCGGCACTGGGGAGGTGGTCTGCACCCACTGCCCCCCGGGGCAGAGAG GAAAACGCTGTGAGCTCTGTGATGACGGGTTTTTCGGGGACCCCCTGGGGCAGAAAGGGCCCGTGCATCCCTGTGAGCCCTGCCAGTGTCACGGGAACGTGGATCTCAATGCCGTGGGGAACTGTGACCCCGTGTCTGGCCGATGCCTGCGCTGCCTGTACAACACAATGGGCGACCACTGCGAGAGGTGTCGGCCGGGCTTCTACGGGGATGCgctggctcccagccctgctgggaagTGTGCAC CTTGTGATTGCAACCCCAACGGCTCAGACCCGAGGCTGGAGGGCTGCGATCCTGGCACAGGCCAGTGCCACTGCCTCCCACATGTGACAGGCAGATCCTGtgggcagtgccagcctggCTACTACGGCCTGGAGCCCGCCGTGGGGTGCAAGAG CTGTGAGTGCCACCCAACAGGGGCACGGGAGAGTGGATGCCACGTGCTGACAGGGCAGTGCTCCTGCCAACCGGGTGTCACGGGGAAGAAATGTGACCGATGCCAGCATGGCTTCTTTGGCTTCTCTGCCAGGGGCTGCCGAG CCTGCAACTGCTCCCCGCTGGGCTCCGTCACCCCTCAGTGCCACGAGAACAGCACCTGCCTCTGCCACCCCGGCTTTGTGGGCTACAAGTGTGACCGGTGCGAGGTCAACTTCTTCCTTGACCCGCTGAGCTCCCGCTGCCAGCAGTGTCCTGCCTGCTACGGGCTGGTGAAGGACGAG GCTGACCAGCTGAAGGCCAAGCTGCAGGAGATGGAGGAATGGCTGCAGAAACCAGGCTGTGACACCCACCCCGGCCAGTCTGCCATGCTGGGAGATGCGCCCCGGGGAGATGGGCTGCCCAGCCTACACCTCCTGAGAG GTGCCTGGGCCACCCTCTTGGTACAGGTGAGGCAGCTGGCAGGGGCACTGGACATTGCACAAGGCCGTCTAACCAATGCCAGCCGGGCCACCAGCTGCTCTGATCACGGAGCCCCCAAGACCTGCACCCTGCTGTCGGAGATCGGGGCCATGCTGCAGTCGGCACAGCAGGAAATCCTGCATGCTGCGGACACCCTGGCTACCACG GAGATTCCCCAGGAAATCCCACAGCAGCCCACAAACTGGAGCCGCTGGGCACTGGAGGCTCGGGCTCTGTCTCAGAG CCACAAGGACTCTATGGCACAGGTGGAGGCAGTGGTCAGGAGAGCACTGCGTGCCTCCAACGCCAGCTCTGAGCTCCTGCAGAACCTGCTGGAGGGGAACGCGCCGCGGGATGCGCAGCGCAAGCTGGAGGCTGG GTATGAGGAAATCCAGCaggcacaggaggagctgggtgCTGGCATGGCAGAGGCCAGGAGAGCTTTGACAGCCGTGGAACAGGCACATGCTGACCTGGCCAACAGACTTTTGCAGGTGGCTGCTCTGAGGCAG GTGCTGCCAATGCAGGCTGGAGACCTGGCAcaggacctggcagtgctggagcaggcagcagcggCCCAGGAGCCATTGGCTCAGCAGGCTGTGGAGGCATCCCGCACCCTGGCAGCTGGATtgcacctggagctgcagaggacTCGTGACTTTGAGCGG ctgcgggaccaggctggctctgcccatggcatggcCACCATGGCTGTCTCTCGAGGAAAAGCTGTGCTCTCCGATGCTGAGTCCCTCCTGGCCGGCTTGGAAG GCATGAGGAAGGTGCTGGGGCATCGGAAGGGTCAGGCTGccctgaggaggaggatggcCACTGTGCGGGACAGAGTGATGGTTGATGCTCAGAGGAAGATTAAACAGGCAAAGAAGACACTGGGAAACTCCCTGTCCATTTCCACCACAGCCCAGAGGACAGCTGGGGAGGCTAAGCACATCTCTGAGGAGAGCGCCAAG agggcacaggctgtgctgcaggagagcaAACAGGCCCTCAAACATGCCAGCCAGCTTGCCACACATGCCAGTGAGACCCAATGggagctctcccagcaggaGTACGTGGCTGAGAAGCTCAGGGGGGACCTGGAGGAGGCACACCAG GTGGAGTCAGAGGTGAGTGAGATGGCAAAAAGTCTCCAGGAAGCTCGGGGCTCACTCATCTCAGACATCGAGACCCTGAATGACCTGCTGAACAGCCTAG GTAACCTGGAGCCGGACGCAGAGGTGGACGCAGTGCTGAGCGCCgggaggctgcagctggagcagctatGGCTGCGCCTGGCCACGCCGGGACCCCTGGCCGGCCAGCTCAGccggctgcagcaggaggcagagaggcagcaggagaagatCCAAGCATTTGAGAGCGACCTGGCTGAGATCCGGGCTGACAAGCAGAACTTGGAGGACATTTTGCGGAGCCTCCCTGAGAGCTGCTCAAAGTGA